A genomic stretch from Onychostoma macrolepis isolate SWU-2019 chromosome 02, ASM1243209v1, whole genome shotgun sequence includes:
- the LOC131521699 gene encoding dynein light chain Tctex-type 5 isoform X2, translating to MANRPLPLSQETLAQFNRSMSTEPGASGPPRRRLGSISTRRSSKDQSKDQPHHRPLFLRSMTVPSSESSFLSPNVSNSHISMGKRFSFAGWHQGGRVSFSGLYLQQPIQEVYVENTYRMGPEPGCHFSASRTQQILQATLDSYLEGVCYSPDSCSQLCQMLADLVLSKLKDVNPPRYKLVCQVVVGQSGKQGIRVASRSLMNPNTDNYTSAVFHNHSLFAVALVHAMYFE from the coding sequence ATGGCAAATCGGCCTCTGCCACTGTCTCAGGAGACTTTAGCTCAGTTCAATCGCTCCATGTCCACAGAACCAGGTGCCTCAGGGCCTCCAAGGCGACGTCTGGGCTCTATCTCCACTCGCCGAAGCTCTAAAGACCAATCCAAGGACCAGCCCCACCACAGACCCCTGTTTCTCAGGAGCATGACGGTTCCTTCATCCGAGTCATCGTTCTTGAGCCCCAACGTCAGCAATTCTCACATCTCCATGGGCAAGCGGTTCTCATTTGCAGGCTGGCACCAGGGAGGAAGAGTGAGCTTCTCTGGACTGTACCTCCAACAACCCATCCAGGAGGTGTATGTGGAGAACACCTACAGAATGGGACCAGAACCAGGGTGCCATTTCAGTGCCAGCAGGACCCAGCAGATCTTACAGGCCACTTTGGATAGTtatttggaaggtgtgtgttaCAGTCCTGATAGTTGTAGCCAGCTGTGTCAGATGTTAGCAGATCTAGTTCTCAGTAAACTAAAAGATGTCAATCCGCCACGATATAAACTCGTGTGCCAGGTGGTGGTCGGGCAGAGTGGTAAACAAGGTATAAGGGTGGCCAGCCGTAGCCTGATGAACCCCAACACTGACAACTACACATCTGCTGTTTTCCATAATCACTCACTGTTTGCTGTGGCTTTAGTACACGCCATGTATTTTGAATGA
- the LOC131521699 gene encoding dynein light chain Tctex-type 4 isoform X1 has protein sequence MHLVPGHSSTPAFPLDGIKCVLENFFIMANRPLPLSQETLAQFNRSMSTEPGASGPPRRRLGSISTRRSSKDQSKDQPHHRPLFLRSMTVPSSESSFLSPNVSNSHISMGKRFSFAGWHQGGRVSFSGLYLQQPIQEVYVENTYRMGPEPGCHFSASRTQQILQATLDSYLEGVCYSPDSCSQLCQMLADLVLSKLKDVNPPRYKLVCQVVVGQSGKQGIRVASRSLMNPNTDNYTSAVFHNHSLFAVALVHAMYFE, from the coding sequence ATTTCTTCATCATGGCAAATCGGCCTCTGCCACTGTCTCAGGAGACTTTAGCTCAGTTCAATCGCTCCATGTCCACAGAACCAGGTGCCTCAGGGCCTCCAAGGCGACGTCTGGGCTCTATCTCCACTCGCCGAAGCTCTAAAGACCAATCCAAGGACCAGCCCCACCACAGACCCCTGTTTCTCAGGAGCATGACGGTTCCTTCATCCGAGTCATCGTTCTTGAGCCCCAACGTCAGCAATTCTCACATCTCCATGGGCAAGCGGTTCTCATTTGCAGGCTGGCACCAGGGAGGAAGAGTGAGCTTCTCTGGACTGTACCTCCAACAACCCATCCAGGAGGTGTATGTGGAGAACACCTACAGAATGGGACCAGAACCAGGGTGCCATTTCAGTGCCAGCAGGACCCAGCAGATCTTACAGGCCACTTTGGATAGTtatttggaaggtgtgtgttaCAGTCCTGATAGTTGTAGCCAGCTGTGTCAGATGTTAGCAGATCTAGTTCTCAGTAAACTAAAAGATGTCAATCCGCCACGATATAAACTCGTGTGCCAGGTGGTGGTCGGGCAGAGTGGTAAACAAGGTATAAGGGTGGCCAGCCGTAGCCTGATGAACCCCAACACTGACAACTACACATCTGCTGTTTTCCATAATCACTCACTGTTTGCTGTGGCTTTAGTACACGCCATGTATTTTGAATGA